In one window of Prionailurus bengalensis isolate Pbe53 chromosome B3, Fcat_Pben_1.1_paternal_pri, whole genome shotgun sequence DNA:
- the SEMA6D gene encoding semaphorin-6D isoform X9, whose product MRCFLLCAYMLLLMISQLRAVSFPEDDEPLNTVDYHYSRQYPVFRGRPSGNESQHRLDFQLMLKIRDTLYIAGRDQVYTVNLNEIPKTEVIPNKKLTWRSRQQDRENCAMKGKHKDECHNFIKVFVPRNDEMVFVCGTNAFNPMCRYYRLNTLEYDGEEISGLARCPFDARQTNVALFADGKLYSATVADFLASDAVIYRSMGDGSALRTIKYDSKWIKEPHFLHAIEYGNYVYFFFREIAVEHNNLGKAVYSRVARICKNDMGGSQRVLEKHWTSFLKARLNCSVPGDSFFYFDVLQSITDIIQINGIPTVVGVFTTQLNSIPGSAVCAFSMDDIEKVFKGRFKEQKTPDSVWTAVPEDKVPKPRPGCCAKHGLAEAYKTSIDFPDETLSFIKSHPLMDSAVPPIADEPWFTKTRIRYRLTAIAVDHSAGPHRNYTVIFVGSEAGVVLKVLAKTSPFSLNDSVLLEEIEAYNHAKCNAENEEDRKVISLQLDKDHHAVYVAFSSCVIRLPLSRCERYGSCKKSCIASRDPYCGWLSQGACGRVTPGMLAGGYEQDTEYGNTAHLGDCHGVRWEVQSGESNQMVHMNVLITCVFAAFVLGAFIAGVAVYCYRDMFVRKNRKIHKDAESAQSCTDSSGSFAKLNGLFDSPVKEYQQNIDSPKLYSNLLTSRKELPPSGDTKSMVMDHRGQPPELAALPTPESTPVLHQKTLQAMKSHSDKAHGHGASRKETPQFFPSSPPPHSPLSHGHIPSAIVLPNATHDYNTSFSNSNAHKAEKKLQNIDHPLTKSSSKRDHRRSVDSRNTLNDLLKHLNDPNSNPKAIMGDIQMAHQTLMLDPVGPMSEVPPKVPNREASLYSPPSTLPRNSPTKRVDVPTTPGVPMTSLERQRGYHKNSSQRHSISAMPKNLNSPNGVLLSRQPSMNRGGYLPTSTGAKVDYIQGTPVSVHLQPSLSRQSSYTSNGTLPRTGLKRTPSLKPDVPPKPSFVPQTTSVRPLNKYTY is encoded by the exons ATGAGGTGCTTCTTGCTCTGTGCCTACATGCTGCTCCTGATGATTTCCCAGCTGAGGGCAGTCAGCTTTCCCGAAGATGATGAACCCCTTAATACAGTCGACTATCACT ATTCAAGGCAATATCCGGTTTTTAGAGGACGCCCTTCGGGCAATGAATCCCAGCACAGGCTGGACTTTCAGCTGATGTTGAAAATTCGAGACACACTTTATATTGCTGGCAG GGATCAAGTTTATACGGTAAACTTAAATGAAATCCCCAAAACAGAAGTCATACCAAACAAG AAACTGACATGGCGGTCAAGACAACAGGACCGAGAAAACTGTGCCATGAAAGGCAAACATAAA GATGAATGCCACAACTTTATTAAGGTATTTGTCCCAAGAAACGACGAGATGGTTTTTGTATGTGGTACCAATGCATTCAATCCCATGTGTAGATACTATAGG ttgaATACCTTAGAGTATGACGGGGAGGAAATTAGTGGCCTGGCAAGATGCCCATTTGATGCCAGACAAACCAACGTTGCCCTTTTTGCTG ATGGGAAGCTATATTCTGCCACGGTGGCTGACTTCTTGGCCAGTGATGCTGTTATTTATCGAAGCATGGGGGATGGATCTGCCCTTCGCACAATAAAATATGATTCCAAATGGATAAAAG agCCACATTTTCTTCATGCCATAGAATATGGAAactatgtgtattttttctttcgaGAAATTGCTGTGGAACATAATAATTTAGGCAAG GCTGTCTATTCCCGTGTGGCCCGCATATGTAAAAATGACATGGGTGGCTCCCAGCGGGTCCTGGAGAAACACTGGACTTCATTTCTGAAGGCTCGGCTTAACTGTTCTGTCCCCGGAGATTCATTTTTCTACTTTGATGTCCTGCAGTCTATCACAGACATAATACAAATCAATGGCATCCCCACTGTGGTCGGGGTGTTTACCACACAGCTCAACAG CATTCCTGGTTCTGCAGTGTGTGCATTTAGCATGGATGACATTGAAAAAGTATTCAAAGGACGgtttaaagaacagaaaacccCAGATTCTGTTTGGACAGCAGTCCCTGAAGACAAAGTACCAAAGCCaag GCCTGGCTGTTGTGCAAAGCATGGCCTTGCTGAAGCCTATAAAACCTCCATCGATTTCCCTGATGAAACCCTGTCGTTCATCAAATCCCACCCGCTAATGGACTCTGCCGTCCCACCCATCGCCGATGAGCCCTGGTTCACAAAAACTCGGATCAG GTACAGACTGACGGCCATCGCTGTTGACCATTCTGCTGGGCCCCACCGGAACTATACAGTCATCTTTGTTGGCTCTGAAGCTGGCGTGGTGCTTAAAGTTTTGGCAAAGACCAGTCCTTTCTCTTTGAATGACAGCGTATTACTGGAAGAGATTGAAGCGTACAACCACGCAAA GTGTAATGCTGAGAATGAGGAGGACAGAAAGGTCATCTCATTACAGTTGGATAAAGATCATCACGCTGTGTATGTGGCATTCTCTAGCTGCGTTATTCGCCTCCCCCTCAGTCGCTGTGAACGTTACGGATCCTGTAAAAA gTCTTGTATTGCATCTCGGGACCCATACTGTGGCTGGTTAAGCCAGGGGGCTTGTGGCAGAGTGACCCCAGGGATGCT TGCTGGAGGATATGAACAAGACACAGAATACGGCAACACGGCCCACCTAGGGGACTGCCACG GTGTACGATGGGAAGTCCAGTCTGGAGAGTCCAACCAGATGGTCCACATGAATGTCCTCATCACCTGTGTCTTTGCCGCTTTTGTTTTGGGTGCGTTCATTGCAGGGGTGGCAGTATACTGCTATCGCGACATGTTCGTTCGGAAAAACAGAAAGATTCATAAAGATGCAGAATCTGCCCAGTCGTGCACAGACTCCAGTGGAAGCTTTGCCAAGCTGAATGGTCTCTTTGACAGCCCAGTCAAGGAATATCAACAGAATATTGATTCTCCCAAATTGTATAGTAACCTGTTGACCAGTCGGAAAGAGCTGCCACCCAGTGGAGATACCAAATCCATGGTAATGGACCATCGGGGCCAACCTCCCGAACTGGCTGCTCTCCCCACACCTGAGTCTACACCTGTGCTTCACCAGAAGACCCTGCAGGCCATGAAGAGCCACTCAGACAAGGCCCACGGCCATGGGGCTTCAAGGAAAGAAACCCCCCAGTTTTTTCCTTCTAGTCCACCACCCCATTCCCCATTAAGTCATGGGCATATCCCCAGTGCCATTGTTCTTCCTAATGCCACTCATGACTACAACACGTCTTTCTCAAACTCCAATGCACACAAAGCTGAAAAGAAGCTTCAGAACATTGACCACCCGCTTACAAAGTCATCCAGCAAAAGAGATCACCGGCGTTCTGTGGATTCCAGAAATACCCTCAATGATCTCCTGAAGCATCTAAATGACCCAAATAGCAACCCCAAAGCCATCAtgggagacatccagatggcccaccAGACCCTAATGCTGGATCCTGTGGGACCTATGTCTGAGGTCCCACCCAAGGTCCCTAACCGGGAAGCATCGCTGTACTCTCCTCCTTCAACTCTCCCCAGAAACAGCCCAACCAAGCGAGTGGACGTCCCCACCACTCCTGGAGTCCCAATGACTTCTCTGGAAAGACAAAGGGGTTATCACAAAAATTCCTCCCAGAGGCACTCTATATCTGCTATGCCTAAAAACTTAAACTCACCAAATGGTGTTTTGTTATCTAGACAGCCGAGTATGAACCGTGGAGGGTACCTGCCCACCTCCACAGGGGCAAAGGTGGACTATATTCAGGGAACACCAGTGAGTGTTCATCTGCAGCCTTCCCTCTCCAGACAGAGCAGCTATACCAGTAATGGCACCCTTCCTAGGACGGGACTAAAGAGGACACCGTCCTTAAAACCTGATGTGCCACCAAAGCCTTCCTTTGTTCCTCAAACCACGTCTGTCAGACCACTGAACAAATACACTTACTAG
- the SEMA6D gene encoding semaphorin-6D isoform X6, translated as MRCFLLCAYMLLLMISQLRAVSFPEDDEPLNTVDYHYSRQYPVFRGRPSGNESQHRLDFQLMLKIRDTLYIAGRDQVYTVNLNEIPKTEVIPNKKLTWRSRQQDRENCAMKGKHKDECHNFIKVFVPRNDEMVFVCGTNAFNPMCRYYRLNTLEYDGEEISGLARCPFDARQTNVALFADGKLYSATVADFLASDAVIYRSMGDGSALRTIKYDSKWIKEPHFLHAIEYGNYVYFFFREIAVEHNNLGKAVYSRVARICKNDMGGSQRVLEKHWTSFLKARLNCSVPGDSFFYFDVLQSITDIIQINGIPTVVGVFTTQLNSIPGSAVCAFSMDDIEKVFKGRFKEQKTPDSVWTAVPEDKVPKPRPGCCAKHGLAEAYKTSIDFPDETLSFIKSHPLMDSAVPPIADEPWFTKTRIRYRLTAIAVDHSAGPHRNYTVIFVGSEAGVVLKVLAKTSPFSLNDSVLLEEIEAYNHAKCNAENEEDRKVISLQLDKDHHAVYVAFSSCVIRLPLSRCERYGSCKKSCIASRDPYCGWLSQGACGRVTPGMLLLTEDFFAFHNHSAGGYEQDTEYGNTAHLGDCHEILPTSTTPDYKIFGGPTSGVRWEVQSGESNQMVHMNVLITCVFAAFVLGAFIAGVAVYCYRDMFVRKNRKIHKDAESAQSCTDSSGSFAKLNGLFDSPVKEYQQNIDSPKLYSNLLTSRKELPPSGDTKSMVMDHRGQPPELAALPTPESTPVLHQKTLQAMKSHSDKAHGHGASRKETPQFFPSSPPPHSPLSHGHIPSAIVLPNATHDYNTSFSNSNAHKAEKKLQNIDHPLTKSSSKRDHRRSVDSRNTLNDLLKHLNDPNSNPKAIMGDIQMAHQTLMLDPVGPMSEVPPKVPNREASLYSPPSTLPRNSPTKRVDVPTTPGVPMTSLERQRGYHKNSSQRHSISAMPKNLNSPNGVLLSRQPSMNRGGYLPTSTGAKVDYIQGTPVSVHLQPSLSRQSSYTSNGTLPRTGLKRTPSLKPDVPPKPSFVPQTTSVRPLNKYTY; from the exons ATGAGGTGCTTCTTGCTCTGTGCCTACATGCTGCTCCTGATGATTTCCCAGCTGAGGGCAGTCAGCTTTCCCGAAGATGATGAACCCCTTAATACAGTCGACTATCACT ATTCAAGGCAATATCCGGTTTTTAGAGGACGCCCTTCGGGCAATGAATCCCAGCACAGGCTGGACTTTCAGCTGATGTTGAAAATTCGAGACACACTTTATATTGCTGGCAG GGATCAAGTTTATACGGTAAACTTAAATGAAATCCCCAAAACAGAAGTCATACCAAACAAG AAACTGACATGGCGGTCAAGACAACAGGACCGAGAAAACTGTGCCATGAAAGGCAAACATAAA GATGAATGCCACAACTTTATTAAGGTATTTGTCCCAAGAAACGACGAGATGGTTTTTGTATGTGGTACCAATGCATTCAATCCCATGTGTAGATACTATAGG ttgaATACCTTAGAGTATGACGGGGAGGAAATTAGTGGCCTGGCAAGATGCCCATTTGATGCCAGACAAACCAACGTTGCCCTTTTTGCTG ATGGGAAGCTATATTCTGCCACGGTGGCTGACTTCTTGGCCAGTGATGCTGTTATTTATCGAAGCATGGGGGATGGATCTGCCCTTCGCACAATAAAATATGATTCCAAATGGATAAAAG agCCACATTTTCTTCATGCCATAGAATATGGAAactatgtgtattttttctttcgaGAAATTGCTGTGGAACATAATAATTTAGGCAAG GCTGTCTATTCCCGTGTGGCCCGCATATGTAAAAATGACATGGGTGGCTCCCAGCGGGTCCTGGAGAAACACTGGACTTCATTTCTGAAGGCTCGGCTTAACTGTTCTGTCCCCGGAGATTCATTTTTCTACTTTGATGTCCTGCAGTCTATCACAGACATAATACAAATCAATGGCATCCCCACTGTGGTCGGGGTGTTTACCACACAGCTCAACAG CATTCCTGGTTCTGCAGTGTGTGCATTTAGCATGGATGACATTGAAAAAGTATTCAAAGGACGgtttaaagaacagaaaacccCAGATTCTGTTTGGACAGCAGTCCCTGAAGACAAAGTACCAAAGCCaag GCCTGGCTGTTGTGCAAAGCATGGCCTTGCTGAAGCCTATAAAACCTCCATCGATTTCCCTGATGAAACCCTGTCGTTCATCAAATCCCACCCGCTAATGGACTCTGCCGTCCCACCCATCGCCGATGAGCCCTGGTTCACAAAAACTCGGATCAG GTACAGACTGACGGCCATCGCTGTTGACCATTCTGCTGGGCCCCACCGGAACTATACAGTCATCTTTGTTGGCTCTGAAGCTGGCGTGGTGCTTAAAGTTTTGGCAAAGACCAGTCCTTTCTCTTTGAATGACAGCGTATTACTGGAAGAGATTGAAGCGTACAACCACGCAAA GTGTAATGCTGAGAATGAGGAGGACAGAAAGGTCATCTCATTACAGTTGGATAAAGATCATCACGCTGTGTATGTGGCATTCTCTAGCTGCGTTATTCGCCTCCCCCTCAGTCGCTGTGAACGTTACGGATCCTGTAAAAA gTCTTGTATTGCATCTCGGGACCCATACTGTGGCTGGTTAAGCCAGGGGGCTTGTGGCAGAGTGACCCCAGGGATGCT GCTGTTAACCGAAGACTTCTTTGCTTTCCATAACCACAGTGCTGGAGGATATGAACAAGACACAGAATACGGCAACACGGCCCACCTAGGGGACTGCCACG aaattttgcCTACTTCAACTACACCAGATTACAAAATATTTGGCGGTCCAACATctg GTGTACGATGGGAAGTCCAGTCTGGAGAGTCCAACCAGATGGTCCACATGAATGTCCTCATCACCTGTGTCTTTGCCGCTTTTGTTTTGGGTGCGTTCATTGCAGGGGTGGCAGTATACTGCTATCGCGACATGTTCGTTCGGAAAAACAGAAAGATTCATAAAGATGCAGAATCTGCCCAGTCGTGCACAGACTCCAGTGGAAGCTTTGCCAAGCTGAATGGTCTCTTTGACAGCCCAGTCAAGGAATATCAACAGAATATTGATTCTCCCAAATTGTATAGTAACCTGTTGACCAGTCGGAAAGAGCTGCCACCCAGTGGAGATACCAAATCCATGGTAATGGACCATCGGGGCCAACCTCCCGAACTGGCTGCTCTCCCCACACCTGAGTCTACACCTGTGCTTCACCAGAAGACCCTGCAGGCCATGAAGAGCCACTCAGACAAGGCCCACGGCCATGGGGCTTCAAGGAAAGAAACCCCCCAGTTTTTTCCTTCTAGTCCACCACCCCATTCCCCATTAAGTCATGGGCATATCCCCAGTGCCATTGTTCTTCCTAATGCCACTCATGACTACAACACGTCTTTCTCAAACTCCAATGCACACAAAGCTGAAAAGAAGCTTCAGAACATTGACCACCCGCTTACAAAGTCATCCAGCAAAAGAGATCACCGGCGTTCTGTGGATTCCAGAAATACCCTCAATGATCTCCTGAAGCATCTAAATGACCCAAATAGCAACCCCAAAGCCATCAtgggagacatccagatggcccaccAGACCCTAATGCTGGATCCTGTGGGACCTATGTCTGAGGTCCCACCCAAGGTCCCTAACCGGGAAGCATCGCTGTACTCTCCTCCTTCAACTCTCCCCAGAAACAGCCCAACCAAGCGAGTGGACGTCCCCACCACTCCTGGAGTCCCAATGACTTCTCTGGAAAGACAAAGGGGTTATCACAAAAATTCCTCCCAGAGGCACTCTATATCTGCTATGCCTAAAAACTTAAACTCACCAAATGGTGTTTTGTTATCTAGACAGCCGAGTATGAACCGTGGAGGGTACCTGCCCACCTCCACAGGGGCAAAGGTGGACTATATTCAGGGAACACCAGTGAGTGTTCATCTGCAGCCTTCCCTCTCCAGACAGAGCAGCTATACCAGTAATGGCACCCTTCCTAGGACGGGACTAAAGAGGACACCGTCCTTAAAACCTGATGTGCCACCAAAGCCTTCCTTTGTTCCTCAAACCACGTCTGTCAGACCACTGAACAAATACACTTACTAG
- the SEMA6D gene encoding semaphorin-6D isoform X8, with product MRCFLLCAYMLLLMISQLRAVSFPEDDEPLNTVDYHYSRQYPVFRGRPSGNESQHRLDFQLMLKIRDTLYIAGRDQVYTVNLNEIPKTEVIPNKKLTWRSRQQDRENCAMKGKHKDECHNFIKVFVPRNDEMVFVCGTNAFNPMCRYYRLNTLEYDGEEISGLARCPFDARQTNVALFADGKLYSATVADFLASDAVIYRSMGDGSALRTIKYDSKWIKEPHFLHAIEYGNYVYFFFREIAVEHNNLGKAVYSRVARICKNDMGGSQRVLEKHWTSFLKARLNCSVPGDSFFYFDVLQSITDIIQINGIPTVVGVFTTQLNSIPGSAVCAFSMDDIEKVFKGRFKEQKTPDSVWTAVPEDKVPKPRPGCCAKHGLAEAYKTSIDFPDETLSFIKSHPLMDSAVPPIADEPWFTKTRIRYRLTAIAVDHSAGPHRNYTVIFVGSEAGVVLKVLAKTSPFSLNDSVLLEEIEAYNHAKCNAENEEDRKVISLQLDKDHHAVYVAFSSCVIRLPLSRCERYGSCKKSCIASRDPYCGWLSQGACGRVTPGMLLLTEDFFAFHNHSAGGYEQDTEYGNTAHLGDCHGVRWEVQSGESNQMVHMNVLITCVFAAFVLGAFIAGVAVYCYRDMFVRKNRKIHKDAESAQSCTDSSGSFAKLNGLFDSPVKEYQQNIDSPKLYSNLLTSRKELPPSGDTKSMVMDHRGQPPELAALPTPESTPVLHQKTLQAMKSHSDKAHGHGASRKETPQFFPSSPPPHSPLSHGHIPSAIVLPNATHDYNTSFSNSNAHKAEKKLQNIDHPLTKSSSKRDHRRSVDSRNTLNDLLKHLNDPNSNPKAIMGDIQMAHQTLMLDPVGPMSEVPPKVPNREASLYSPPSTLPRNSPTKRVDVPTTPGVPMTSLERQRGYHKNSSQRHSISAMPKNLNSPNGVLLSRQPSMNRGGYLPTSTGAKVDYIQGTPVSVHLQPSLSRQSSYTSNGTLPRTGLKRTPSLKPDVPPKPSFVPQTTSVRPLNKYTY from the exons ATGAGGTGCTTCTTGCTCTGTGCCTACATGCTGCTCCTGATGATTTCCCAGCTGAGGGCAGTCAGCTTTCCCGAAGATGATGAACCCCTTAATACAGTCGACTATCACT ATTCAAGGCAATATCCGGTTTTTAGAGGACGCCCTTCGGGCAATGAATCCCAGCACAGGCTGGACTTTCAGCTGATGTTGAAAATTCGAGACACACTTTATATTGCTGGCAG GGATCAAGTTTATACGGTAAACTTAAATGAAATCCCCAAAACAGAAGTCATACCAAACAAG AAACTGACATGGCGGTCAAGACAACAGGACCGAGAAAACTGTGCCATGAAAGGCAAACATAAA GATGAATGCCACAACTTTATTAAGGTATTTGTCCCAAGAAACGACGAGATGGTTTTTGTATGTGGTACCAATGCATTCAATCCCATGTGTAGATACTATAGG ttgaATACCTTAGAGTATGACGGGGAGGAAATTAGTGGCCTGGCAAGATGCCCATTTGATGCCAGACAAACCAACGTTGCCCTTTTTGCTG ATGGGAAGCTATATTCTGCCACGGTGGCTGACTTCTTGGCCAGTGATGCTGTTATTTATCGAAGCATGGGGGATGGATCTGCCCTTCGCACAATAAAATATGATTCCAAATGGATAAAAG agCCACATTTTCTTCATGCCATAGAATATGGAAactatgtgtattttttctttcgaGAAATTGCTGTGGAACATAATAATTTAGGCAAG GCTGTCTATTCCCGTGTGGCCCGCATATGTAAAAATGACATGGGTGGCTCCCAGCGGGTCCTGGAGAAACACTGGACTTCATTTCTGAAGGCTCGGCTTAACTGTTCTGTCCCCGGAGATTCATTTTTCTACTTTGATGTCCTGCAGTCTATCACAGACATAATACAAATCAATGGCATCCCCACTGTGGTCGGGGTGTTTACCACACAGCTCAACAG CATTCCTGGTTCTGCAGTGTGTGCATTTAGCATGGATGACATTGAAAAAGTATTCAAAGGACGgtttaaagaacagaaaacccCAGATTCTGTTTGGACAGCAGTCCCTGAAGACAAAGTACCAAAGCCaag GCCTGGCTGTTGTGCAAAGCATGGCCTTGCTGAAGCCTATAAAACCTCCATCGATTTCCCTGATGAAACCCTGTCGTTCATCAAATCCCACCCGCTAATGGACTCTGCCGTCCCACCCATCGCCGATGAGCCCTGGTTCACAAAAACTCGGATCAG GTACAGACTGACGGCCATCGCTGTTGACCATTCTGCTGGGCCCCACCGGAACTATACAGTCATCTTTGTTGGCTCTGAAGCTGGCGTGGTGCTTAAAGTTTTGGCAAAGACCAGTCCTTTCTCTTTGAATGACAGCGTATTACTGGAAGAGATTGAAGCGTACAACCACGCAAA GTGTAATGCTGAGAATGAGGAGGACAGAAAGGTCATCTCATTACAGTTGGATAAAGATCATCACGCTGTGTATGTGGCATTCTCTAGCTGCGTTATTCGCCTCCCCCTCAGTCGCTGTGAACGTTACGGATCCTGTAAAAA gTCTTGTATTGCATCTCGGGACCCATACTGTGGCTGGTTAAGCCAGGGGGCTTGTGGCAGAGTGACCCCAGGGATGCT GCTGTTAACCGAAGACTTCTTTGCTTTCCATAACCACAGTGCTGGAGGATATGAACAAGACACAGAATACGGCAACACGGCCCACCTAGGGGACTGCCACG GTGTACGATGGGAAGTCCAGTCTGGAGAGTCCAACCAGATGGTCCACATGAATGTCCTCATCACCTGTGTCTTTGCCGCTTTTGTTTTGGGTGCGTTCATTGCAGGGGTGGCAGTATACTGCTATCGCGACATGTTCGTTCGGAAAAACAGAAAGATTCATAAAGATGCAGAATCTGCCCAGTCGTGCACAGACTCCAGTGGAAGCTTTGCCAAGCTGAATGGTCTCTTTGACAGCCCAGTCAAGGAATATCAACAGAATATTGATTCTCCCAAATTGTATAGTAACCTGTTGACCAGTCGGAAAGAGCTGCCACCCAGTGGAGATACCAAATCCATGGTAATGGACCATCGGGGCCAACCTCCCGAACTGGCTGCTCTCCCCACACCTGAGTCTACACCTGTGCTTCACCAGAAGACCCTGCAGGCCATGAAGAGCCACTCAGACAAGGCCCACGGCCATGGGGCTTCAAGGAAAGAAACCCCCCAGTTTTTTCCTTCTAGTCCACCACCCCATTCCCCATTAAGTCATGGGCATATCCCCAGTGCCATTGTTCTTCCTAATGCCACTCATGACTACAACACGTCTTTCTCAAACTCCAATGCACACAAAGCTGAAAAGAAGCTTCAGAACATTGACCACCCGCTTACAAAGTCATCCAGCAAAAGAGATCACCGGCGTTCTGTGGATTCCAGAAATACCCTCAATGATCTCCTGAAGCATCTAAATGACCCAAATAGCAACCCCAAAGCCATCAtgggagacatccagatggcccaccAGACCCTAATGCTGGATCCTGTGGGACCTATGTCTGAGGTCCCACCCAAGGTCCCTAACCGGGAAGCATCGCTGTACTCTCCTCCTTCAACTCTCCCCAGAAACAGCCCAACCAAGCGAGTGGACGTCCCCACCACTCCTGGAGTCCCAATGACTTCTCTGGAAAGACAAAGGGGTTATCACAAAAATTCCTCCCAGAGGCACTCTATATCTGCTATGCCTAAAAACTTAAACTCACCAAATGGTGTTTTGTTATCTAGACAGCCGAGTATGAACCGTGGAGGGTACCTGCCCACCTCCACAGGGGCAAAGGTGGACTATATTCAGGGAACACCAGTGAGTGTTCATCTGCAGCCTTCCCTCTCCAGACAGAGCAGCTATACCAGTAATGGCACCCTTCCTAGGACGGGACTAAAGAGGACACCGTCCTTAAAACCTGATGTGCCACCAAAGCCTTCCTTTGTTCCTCAAACCACGTCTGTCAGACCACTGAACAAATACACTTACTAG